In a single window of the Etheostoma spectabile isolate EspeVRDwgs_2016 chromosome 3, UIUC_Espe_1.0, whole genome shotgun sequence genome:
- the si:ch211-167j9.5 gene encoding tyrosine kinase receptor Cad96Ca, with protein MSANSTTGDRTATGRSLDPLVCILTGALSFTVLVFTLLGVVCLRKYRSLVQTIRELQRSKLLLDAVPRLEAPLMPVKPGPAVGKEEEEEEEEEEVQLPPQIPLKQSSTVRPSSRRLWKGLQQGPHVTKSDLNLLQLIKAGKEGVFYQARMTRGTCKGHNMFTCKITKEGVRPKHVDTEVSIMKKLVHHKNILQLLDWNTTEEPYILIMEYVSSGTLRTFLRTNRASLSTDPELQSLLTIASYHIALAMQHLRSKMIVHGDLALRNIMVNKFPWEVKVAEFGLARDFTRMTSRRSSRWRNPQQRVPLRWYPPEYFKNNYYSFKGDVWAFGIVLWEMQTFGTLPYPNLETSEAVVYHICIGHKNTNPDGCRPELLHIMRDCWLEPYPLRPSFTDIVRMLENIMENDADYVDVESPLRLVKDEAE; from the exons ATGTCGGCTAATTCCACCACTGGAGACCGGACTGCCACAG GTCGGTCCTTGGACCCGCTTGTCTGCATCCTCACAGGGGCCCTCTCCTTCACCGTCCTGGTGTTCACACTGCTGGGGGTCGTGTGTCTCAGAAA ATATCGTTCTTTGGTGCAGACCATTCGAGAGCTGCAGCGCAGCAAGTTGTTGCTAGATGCTGTTCCTCGGCTGGAAGCTCCCCTCATGCCTGTGAAACCAGGTCCAGCAGtggggaaggaggaggaggaggaggaggaggaggaggaggtacaGCTTCCTCCCCAAATTCCCCTAAAGCAGAGCAGCACCGTCAGGCCCTCCTCCAGGAGGCTGTGGAAAGGCCTGCAGCAG GGTCCCCATGTTACCAAGTCAGACTTGAACCTGCTGCAGCTGATTAAAGCAGGGAAGGAGGGCGTCTTCTACCAGGCCAGGATGACCAGAGGGACGTGTAAGGGCCACAACATGTTCACCTGCAAGATCACCAAGGAAG GTGTCCGTCCTAAGCATGTGGACACAGAGGTTTCCATCATGAAGAAACTGGTGCACCACAAGAACATCCTCCAGTTACTGGACTGGAACACCACTGAGG AGCCTTACATTCTGATCATGGAGTATGTGAGCTCCGGCACTTTGAGGACCTTCCTGCGGACCAACAGAGCCAGCCTGAGTACAGACCCTGAGCTGCAGAGCCTCCTCACCATTGCCTCCTACCACATCGCTCTGGCCATGCAGCACCTGCGCTCCAAAATG ATTGTGCACGGTGACTTGGCTCTGAGGAATATCATGGTCAATAAGTTTCCCTGGGAGGTGAAAGTGGCGGAGTTTGGCCTCGCCCGAGACTTTACACGCATGACAAGCCGCCGCAGCAGCCGCTGGAGAAACCCACAG CAGCGTGTGCCGCTGCGCTGGTACCCACCTGAGTACTTCAAGAACAACTACTACAGCTTCAAGGGAGATGTTTGGGCATTTGGCATCGTGCTGTGGGAGATGCAGACATTTG GAACACTGCCATACCCCAACCTTGAGACATCCGAGGCAGTGGTGTACCACATCTGTATCGGTCATAAGAACACAAACCCTGACGGCTGCAGACCAGAGCT ACTTCATATTATGCGAGACTGTTGGCTGGAGCCGTACCCTCTGAGACCCTCATTCACAGACATTGTCCGCATGCTGGAGAACATCATGGAAAATGATGCG GATTACGTGGATGTTGAGAGTCCACTGCGTTTGGTGAAAGACGAGGCTGAATAA
- the tmem97 gene encoding sigma intracellular receptor 2: protein MAIRVLELLFFFYFASHIPITLFIDLQALLPGHVYPQPLKDLMKWYASEFKDPMVLDPPHWFKSFIFCEALFQTPFFPVAAYAFLKGGCKWIRTPAILYATHVATTLVPILAHILFYQFPTTPHPGPQTTQERWLLVSIYFPYLLVPVLLLLTMLLSSTYNSTSMSGHKPAKSKKKN, encoded by the exons ATGGCTATCCGTGTATTAGAATTActctttttcttctattttgcCTCTCACATTCCTATCACTTTATTTATTGACTTGCAAGCCCTGCTACCTGGACATGTGTATCCTCAGCCG CTGAAGGATCTCATGAAGTGGTATGCATCGGAGTTCAAAGACCCGATGGTGCTGGATCCGCCACACTGgtttaaatcttttattttctgCGAGGCTTTGTTTCAAACGCCTTTCTTTCCCGTTGCAGCTTATGCTTTCTTAAAAG GTGGCTGTAAGTGGATCAGGACTCCTGCCATCCTGTATGCCACACATGTGGCCACCACCCTGGTCCCGATTCTAGCTCACATCCTCTTTTATCAGTTCCCCACGACACCCCACCCTGGTCCCCAGACCACGCAGGAGCGCTGGCTGCTGGTCTCCATATACTTTCCATACCTGCTGGTGCCTGTCCTGCTGCTCCTCACCATGTTGCTGTCTTCCACATACAACTCCACCTCCATGTCTGGACACAAACCAGCCAAATCCAAGAAGAAGAACTGA